In Ruminococcaceae bacterium BL-6, a genomic segment contains:
- the sufC gene encoding sulfur mobilizing ABC protein, ATPase (Evidence 2a : Function from experimental evidences in other organisms; PubMedId : 12682299, 16431905, 20097860, 28839209; Product type e : enzyme), whose protein sequence is MSHELLKIENLQVGVEDKVILDGLNLKICEGETHVLMGPNGAGKSTLGYAIMGHPQYTVNEGSIVFDGEDITQEPTDVRARKGIFLSFQSPEEVPGIALGNFLRVSQAAVTGKEPRILAFQKEMRKTMETLGIDPGYAARYLNVGFSGGEKKKSEILQMLMLNPKLAILDETDSGLDVDAVKIVSRGIRQYRSDKNALLIITHNAKILEGLSVDYVHVLVNGKIIRTGDSSLIQEIGERGFQFLETGGAQN, encoded by the coding sequence ATGTCCCATGAGTTGCTGAAAATAGAAAACCTTCAGGTGGGCGTCGAGGACAAAGTGATCCTGGACGGCCTGAACCTTAAAATCTGCGAGGGTGAGACCCATGTGCTGATGGGCCCGAACGGCGCGGGGAAATCCACGCTGGGCTACGCCATTATGGGCCACCCGCAGTATACGGTGAACGAGGGCAGCATCGTGTTCGACGGCGAGGATATCACGCAGGAGCCCACCGACGTGCGGGCCAGGAAAGGGATTTTCCTTTCGTTCCAGAGCCCGGAGGAAGTCCCCGGCATCGCGCTGGGGAATTTTCTTCGCGTCTCGCAGGCGGCCGTCACCGGAAAAGAGCCGAGAATCCTCGCCTTCCAGAAGGAAATGCGCAAAACGATGGAAACCCTCGGGATCGACCCGGGATATGCCGCCCGCTACTTAAACGTCGGATTTTCCGGCGGCGAGAAGAAAAAATCGGAGATCCTTCAGATGCTGATGCTCAACCCGAAGCTCGCGATCCTGGATGAAACCGACTCGGGCCTTGACGTCGACGCCGTAAAAATCGTTTCCCGCGGCATCCGACAGTACCGCAGCGACAAAAACGCCCTGCTGATCATCACGCACAACGCCAAGATTCTGGAAGGCCTCAGCGTGGATTACGTCCATGTGCTGGTCAACGGAAAGATCATCCGCACCGGGGACAGCAGCCTGATCCAGGAGATCGGCGAAAGGGGATTCCAGTTCCTGGAAACGGGAGGTGCACAGAATTGA
- the sigG gene encoding RNA polymerase sporulation-specific sigma factor (sigma-G) (Evidence 2a : Function from experimental evidences in other organisms; PubMedId : 15187183, 15256570, 16166546, 16497325, 17015665, 21935351, 29702640; Product type f : factor): protein MQYNKVEICGVNTAKLKVLTEAEKRDLLQKIRQGTPEEKKKAREEMINGNLKLVLSVIQRFTNRGENLDDLFQVGCIGLMKAIDNFNPDLMVKFSTYGVPMIIGEIRRYLRDNNSVRVSRSMRDTAYKAMQMKEKLTAENGKEPTVNEIAKALDMRREDVVLALEAIVEPVSLYEPVFSDGNDTIYVMDQVGDNNDDSNWLDEIALKEAISDLNDREKRILSMRFFQGKTQMEVASEIGISQAQVSRLEKGALDKIKKDI, encoded by the coding sequence ATGCAGTACAACAAGGTTGAAATCTGCGGCGTCAACACCGCGAAGCTGAAGGTCCTGACGGAAGCGGAAAAGAGGGACCTGCTGCAGAAGATCAGGCAGGGAACGCCGGAAGAGAAGAAAAAAGCGCGGGAGGAAATGATCAACGGCAACCTGAAACTGGTTCTCAGCGTGATCCAGCGATTTACGAACCGGGGGGAAAATCTGGACGACCTGTTTCAGGTAGGATGCATCGGCCTGATGAAGGCGATCGACAATTTCAATCCGGATCTGATGGTGAAATTCTCCACGTACGGCGTTCCCATGATCATCGGGGAGATCCGGCGGTACCTGAGGGACAACAACAGCGTGCGCGTCAGCCGCTCGATGCGCGACACCGCCTACAAGGCGATGCAGATGAAGGAAAAGCTGACGGCGGAAAACGGCAAGGAGCCGACGGTCAACGAGATCGCCAAGGCGCTCGACATGCGAAGGGAGGATGTCGTGCTTGCGCTGGAGGCGATCGTGGAGCCGGTTTCGCTTTACGAGCCTGTCTTTTCCGACGGGAACGACACGATTTACGTGATGGATCAGGTGGGCGACAACAACGACGACAGCAACTGGCTTGACGAAATCGCGCTGAAGGAAGCGATCAGCGACTTGAACGACCGGGAAAAGCGGATTCTGTCCATGCGGTTCTTCCAGGGGAAAACGCAGATGGAGGTGGCGAGCGAAATCGGCATCAGCCAGGCGCAGGTCTCGCGGCTGGAAAAGGGCGCGCTGGACAAAATCAAAAAAGACATCTGA
- a CDS encoding YlmC/YmxH family sporulation protein → MNCRMAEMRNKEVISIKDGTKLGCVSDIEIDTTCAKVCSIVIYGRLKFFGLFGREDDIVIKWDDIQIIGDETILVNHTISYRPRKRFGGGFFKN, encoded by the coding sequence GTGAACTGCAGAATGGCAGAAATGCGCAATAAGGAAGTCATCAGCATCAAGGATGGGACGAAGCTCGGGTGCGTCAGCGACATAGAAATCGACACCACATGCGCCAAGGTGTGCTCTATCGTGATTTACGGGCGTCTCAAATTTTTCGGCCTTTTCGGGCGCGAGGACGACATCGTCATCAAGTGGGACGACATCCAGATCATCGGGGACGAGACGATCCTCGTCAACCATACCATATCCTACCGGCCCAGAAAACGCTTCGGCGGCGGATTTTTTAAAAACTGA
- the rpsB gene encoding ribosomal protein S2 (Evidence 2a : Function from experimental evidences in other organisms; PubMedId : 9090122, 10675340, 12682299; Product type s : structure): MAVVSMKQLLEAGVHFGHQTRRWNPKMAEYIFTERNGIYIIDLQKTVKKLEEAYNFVRELSMEGKPVLFVGTKKQAQESVKEEAERAGAFYVNARWLGGMLTNFRTIRRRIDRLNQLKGMEEDGTFDLLPKKEVVKLHLEIEKLEKFLGGIKGMKQLPGALFIVDPRKERIAVAEAKKLGIPIVAIVDTNCDPDEIDYVIPGNDDAIRAVRLISATMANAIAEGKEGQMGAAAAEEKEADAQAE, translated from the coding sequence ATGGCAGTAGTATCTATGAAACAGCTTCTGGAAGCCGGCGTCCATTTCGGCCACCAGACGAGAAGATGGAACCCCAAAATGGCGGAGTACATCTTCACCGAACGCAATGGGATCTATATCATCGATCTTCAGAAAACCGTGAAAAAGCTCGAGGAAGCTTATAACTTCGTACGCGAGCTTTCTATGGAAGGCAAGCCGGTGCTGTTCGTCGGCACCAAAAAGCAGGCGCAGGAATCCGTGAAGGAAGAGGCGGAGCGCGCGGGGGCGTTTTATGTCAACGCCCGCTGGCTTGGCGGCATGCTGACCAACTTCCGCACCATCCGCCGCAGGATCGACCGTCTGAACCAGCTCAAGGGCATGGAAGAGGACGGGACTTTCGACCTGCTCCCGAAAAAAGAAGTGGTCAAGCTGCACCTTGAAATTGAAAAGCTCGAAAAATTCCTGGGCGGAATCAAGGGCATGAAACAGCTTCCCGGCGCGCTGTTCATCGTCGACCCCCGCAAAGAGAGGATCGCCGTCGCCGAAGCGAAAAAGCTCGGGATTCCGATTGTCGCGATCGTCGATACCAACTGCGACCCGGACGAGATCGATTACGTGATCCCGGGCAACGACGACGCGATCCGCGCCGTCAGGCTGATTTCCGCCACCATGGCGAACGCCATCGCGGAAGGCAAAGAGGGTCAGATGGGTGCCGCGGCCGCCGAGGAAAAAGAAGCGGACGCACAGGCTGAATGA
- the tsf gene encoding elongation factor Ts (Evidence 2a : Function from experimental evidences in other organisms; PubMedId : 6396082, 9244380, 9973356, 27624934; Product type f : factor): protein MTFTAKDVAALRAKTGCGMMDCKKALTASNGDMDAAVDFLREKGLAAATKKAGRIAAEGVAYACVNEKEDAAVAIEINAETDFVAKNEEFQKFVKTCADTVMQKNPADLDALLAEKAVGSDLTIDDLLKEKIQVIGENIKIRRFTRFEGVVTSYVHAGGRIGVIVKFDATPEIAKTDAFKEYAKNIAMQVAAANPSCLNEGSVPADVTEHEKKILTEQVINDGKPAAIAEKIVVGRLKKFYKEICLVDQPYVKDGDLSVQQYTDSVAKELGGKIAIQAFVRYEKGEGIEKRSDNFADEVAGMIH from the coding sequence ATGACTTTTACAGCGAAGGATGTCGCAGCTTTGCGCGCGAAGACCGGCTGCGGAATGATGGACTGCAAAAAGGCGCTTACCGCGTCCAACGGCGATATGGATGCCGCGGTCGACTTTTTGAGGGAAAAGGGTCTTGCGGCCGCCACGAAGAAAGCCGGCCGCATTGCGGCGGAGGGCGTGGCGTATGCCTGCGTGAACGAAAAAGAGGATGCCGCGGTGGCGATTGAAATCAACGCCGAGACCGACTTCGTCGCGAAAAATGAAGAATTCCAGAAATTCGTCAAAACCTGCGCCGACACCGTGATGCAGAAGAATCCGGCCGATCTGGATGCGCTGCTCGCCGAAAAGGCCGTTGGCAGCGACCTGACGATCGACGATCTGCTCAAGGAAAAAATTCAGGTGATTGGCGAGAACATCAAGATCCGCCGCTTCACCCGCTTTGAGGGCGTCGTGACAAGCTATGTCCACGCGGGCGGCAGGATCGGCGTCATCGTGAAGTTCGATGCCACCCCCGAAATCGCCAAAACGGATGCGTTCAAAGAGTACGCCAAGAATATCGCGATGCAGGTCGCGGCGGCGAACCCGTCCTGCCTGAACGAGGGCTCCGTTCCGGCCGACGTGACCGAGCACGAAAAGAAGATTCTGACCGAGCAGGTCATCAACGACGGGAAGCCCGCCGCGATCGCGGAAAAGATCGTCGTCGGCCGGCTCAAAAAATTTTACAAGGAAATCTGCCTTGTCGATCAGCCCTATGTCAAGGATGGCGACCTGTCGGTCCAGCAGTACACCGATTCCGTCGCGAAGGAGCTCGGCGGAAAAATCGCGATTCAGGCGTTTGTCCGCTATGAAAAAGGCGAGGGGATCGAGAAGCGCTCCGATAATTTTGCCGACGAAGTCGCCGGCATGATCCACTGA
- the pyrH gene encoding uridylate kinase (Evidence 2a : Function from experimental evidences in other organisms; PubMedId : 9862121, 12682299, 12869195, 22720735; Product type e : enzyme) yields MQPIYKRILLKLSGESLAGGHEHGIDFDTVLKICKPIKACADMGVQIGIVVGGGNFWRGRSSGQMDRTRADHMGMLATVINALGVADALEQLGVPVRVQTAIAMQQVAEPYIRNRAVRHLEKGRVVVFGCGTGNPFFSTDTAASLRAAEIDADIVLKATMVDGVYDSDPKKNLSAVKYDSLSFMDVLNKGLQVMDSTAASLCKDNHIPILVFSISDPENIVKAVCGEPIGTLVK; encoded by the coding sequence TTGCAACCTATCTATAAACGGATTCTTTTAAAGCTTTCCGGAGAATCCCTGGCGGGCGGCCACGAACACGGGATCGATTTCGACACCGTGCTTAAAATCTGCAAACCGATCAAGGCCTGCGCCGACATGGGCGTGCAGATCGGGATCGTCGTTGGCGGGGGCAACTTCTGGCGCGGCCGCAGCAGCGGCCAGATGGATCGCACCCGCGCGGACCATATGGGCATGCTGGCGACGGTCATCAACGCGCTCGGGGTGGCGGATGCGCTCGAGCAGCTCGGCGTTCCCGTGCGCGTTCAGACGGCCATCGCCATGCAGCAGGTGGCGGAGCCGTATATCCGCAACCGCGCGGTGCGCCACCTGGAAAAAGGCCGCGTCGTCGTGTTCGGGTGCGGGACGGGAAATCCGTTTTTCTCAACCGATACGGCGGCATCCCTGCGCGCGGCCGAGATCGACGCGGATATTGTCCTGAAGGCCACGATGGTGGATGGGGTTTATGACAGCGACCCCAAAAAGAATCTTTCCGCGGTAAAATACGACTCGCTCTCTTTTATGGACGTGCTCAACAAGGGCCTTCAGGTCATGGACAGCACGGCCGCCTCCCTTTGCAAGGACAATCATATCCCGATTCTGGTATTCAGCATCAGCGACCCGGAGAACATTGTGAAGGCCGTTTGCGGGGAACCGATCGGAACACTCGTAAAATGA
- the frr gene encoding ribosome recycling factor (Evidence 2a : Function from experimental evidences in other organisms; PubMedId : 9862121, 12480895, 12682299, 14586115; Product type f : factor) translates to MKEVLTQAEEKMKKTVSVLSEGYAEIRAGRANPAVLDKVRVDYYGVPTAINQLAAVSVSEARLLVIQPWDPTVCRAIEKAIQTSDLGINPQSDGKAIRLTFPQLTEERRRELVKDIGKMCEEGKIAIRSIRRDAIEKLKSMKKDGEITEDDLKQEEKRAQDLTDQYCKETDTLFQKKQKEIMEI, encoded by the coding sequence ATGAAAGAGGTACTGACACAGGCTGAGGAGAAAATGAAGAAGACCGTTTCCGTGCTTTCCGAAGGATATGCGGAAATCCGGGCGGGCAGAGCCAATCCGGCCGTACTCGACAAGGTGAGGGTGGATTATTACGGCGTACCGACGGCGATCAACCAGCTTGCGGCCGTCTCCGTTTCCGAGGCAAGGCTCCTCGTCATTCAGCCGTGGGATCCAACCGTATGCCGCGCCATCGAAAAGGCGATTCAGACTTCCGATCTCGGCATCAACCCGCAGAGCGACGGAAAGGCGATCCGCCTGACGTTCCCGCAGCTCACGGAAGAACGGCGCCGCGAGCTGGTGAAGGATATCGGGAAGATGTGCGAGGAAGGCAAAATCGCCATCCGCTCCATCCGGCGCGACGCGATCGAAAAGCTGAAATCGATGAAGAAAGACGGCGAAATCACCGAGGACGATCTGAAACAGGAAGAAAAAAGAGCGCAGGATCTGACCGATCAATATTGTAAGGAAACAGATACTCTATTCCAGAAAAAACAAAAGGAAATTATGGAGATTTAG
- the uppS gene encoding undecaprenyl pyrophosphate synthase (Evidence 2a : Function from experimental evidences in other organisms; PubMedId : 15788389, 16014871, 22904278, 23840410, 27578312; Product type e : enzyme): MTTFSENTGSESGLPRHLGLIMDGNGRWAKKRGLPRSAGHAAGAANFKTITRYCASIGIRYLTVYAFSTENWKRPADEISALMSLFRQYLEEALRDFLNENIKVRFIGDISVFPRNLRELIARTEEVSRNRTGMVLNIAMNYGGRAEMTRAVRLLAQRVKDGSLSPDEITEDLISGSMYTSGQPDPDLIIRPSGEHRISNFLLWQSAYTEYIMMDILWPDFKTTDLDRALLEYSNRSRRFGGI; the protein is encoded by the coding sequence ATGACAACTTTTTCTGAAAATACAGGTTCGGAATCCGGCCTTCCGCGCCATCTGGGCCTGATTATGGACGGGAACGGGCGGTGGGCGAAAAAGCGCGGGCTCCCGCGTTCCGCCGGGCACGCGGCGGGCGCCGCGAATTTTAAGACCATCACCCGGTACTGTGCGTCCATCGGGATTCGTTATCTGACCGTCTATGCCTTCTCCACCGAAAACTGGAAGCGCCCCGCGGATGAGATCAGCGCTTTGATGTCCCTGTTCCGGCAGTATCTGGAGGAAGCCCTGCGGGACTTTCTGAACGAGAATATCAAGGTGCGGTTTATCGGGGATATTTCCGTTTTCCCGCGCAACCTGCGGGAGCTGATCGCGCGCACGGAAGAGGTTTCCCGCAACAGGACGGGAATGGTTCTGAATATCGCCATGAATTACGGCGGCCGCGCGGAAATGACCCGTGCGGTCCGCCTTTTGGCGCAACGGGTGAAGGACGGCAGCCTTTCGCCGGATGAGATCACCGAAGATTTGATTTCCGGCAGCATGTACACATCGGGCCAGCCGGACCCGGACCTGATCATCCGCCCCAGCGGGGAGCACCGCATTTCCAATTTCCTGCTGTGGCAGTCCGCCTATACGGAATATATCATGATGGACATCCTTTGGCCCGATTTTAAAACGACGGATCTCGACAGAGCTTTACTGGAATATTCGAACCGCAGCAGGCGTTTTGGGGGGATATGA
- a CDS encoding Phosphatidate cytidylyltransferase: MKDRVISAFTLVTFLAAIVIFNHSFPLALNIAIALVSVLAVYEIVLALGISKKYMLVIPSLVFSAVLFFLPGGMDGIWCKIAYYLYTVVLFAALVGYHRTVSFRKVAVVYSMSLMIPSMLGTLISLREFDSYHGMFYTIVAIFSAWISDMGAFFAGSLWGTHKLCPQISPKKTVEGAVGGIVLDVVAMLVFGYVFHVIFYAYRVDISYLSLLLIGAGGAVMSILGDLSFSLIKRSCHIKDFGNLIPGHGGILDRFDSVIFVSPFVYFLVQFMPIVIR, from the coding sequence ATGAAGGACCGGGTTATTTCCGCGTTTACTCTGGTTACTTTTCTTGCCGCCATCGTTATTTTTAATCACTCCTTTCCGCTGGCACTGAACATTGCGATCGCTTTGGTTTCGGTGCTTGCGGTGTACGAGATCGTTCTGGCTCTCGGCATTTCCAAAAAATATATGCTGGTGATTCCCAGCCTTGTGTTTTCCGCGGTCCTTTTCTTCCTTCCGGGCGGCATGGACGGAATCTGGTGCAAGATTGCCTATTATCTTTATACGGTTGTGCTGTTCGCCGCGCTGGTGGGCTATCACCGGACAGTCTCTTTCCGGAAGGTCGCCGTCGTTTACAGCATGTCCCTGATGATCCCCAGCATGCTGGGCACTCTGATCAGCCTGCGCGAATTCGACAGCTACCACGGCATGTTCTATACGATCGTCGCGATTTTCTCGGCCTGGATTTCCGACATGGGCGCCTTCTTCGCGGGCAGCCTGTGGGGGACGCACAAGCTCTGTCCGCAGATCAGCCCCAAGAAAACGGTGGAAGGGGCCGTTGGCGGGATCGTGCTGGATGTCGTGGCCATGCTGGTGTTCGGATACGTTTTTCACGTGATTTTTTACGCCTATCGGGTCGACATCTCCTACCTGTCGCTCCTCCTCATCGGGGCGGGAGGGGCCGTCATGTCGATTCTTGGGGATCTCAGCTTCTCGCTCATCAAAAGAAGCTGCCATATCAAGGATTTCGGGAACCTGATTCCCGGGCATGGCGGAATACTCGACCGCTTCGACAGCGTGATTTTCGTTTCGCCCTTCGTGTACTTTCTGGTGCAGTTCATGCCCATTGTAATCCGTTGA
- the dxr gene encoding 1-deoxy-D-xylulose-5-phosphate reductoisomerase (Evidence 2a : Function from experimental evidences in other organisms; PubMedId : 12682299, 15567415, 17458547, 21296950, 23840410; Product type e : enzyme) produces MKKILSVLGSTGSIGRQTLDVARSLDLPICALAARSNVALLEQQIREFKPQLAAVFDLDAAEKLKQAVRDLPVRVVTGMDGLCEAASAAQADVVVNAVVGMVGLVPTLAAVSEKKDVALANKEALVTGGSLVMRAARENGVRILPVDSEHSAIFQCLQGCPDPSMIRRLILTASGGPFFGRSWEELKNVTPEQALRHPNWNMGAKVTIDSATMMNKGLEIIEASWLFDMPAEKIDVVVHRESVVHSMVEYADHSVIAQLGVPDMRLPIQYALTWPERVASPVRQLSLTDFGTLSFYPPDETAFPCLKIMKRAARLGGLIPAAANGANEAAVKLFLGRKIPFRRIPELVRSAVERQPEVREITSVGQILEADRNARSFVLSAI; encoded by the coding sequence ATGAAGAAGATTCTTTCCGTTCTGGGTTCGACAGGCTCCATCGGGCGTCAGACTTTGGATGTCGCGCGCTCGCTGGACCTTCCGATATGCGCTTTGGCGGCGCGCAGCAACGTCGCCCTTTTGGAACAGCAGATCCGGGAATTCAAGCCGCAGCTGGCCGCGGTTTTTGATTTGGACGCGGCGGAGAAGCTGAAACAGGCGGTCCGCGACCTTCCCGTGCGCGTTGTCACGGGCATGGATGGCCTGTGCGAGGCGGCCAGCGCCGCGCAGGCGGATGTCGTCGTGAACGCCGTGGTCGGCATGGTGGGCCTTGTTCCCACGCTGGCCGCGGTCTCCGAGAAAAAGGACGTCGCCCTGGCGAACAAAGAGGCGCTTGTGACGGGCGGTTCGCTCGTGATGCGGGCGGCGCGGGAAAACGGCGTCAGGATCCTGCCGGTGGACAGCGAACATTCGGCCATTTTTCAGTGCCTTCAGGGCTGCCCGGACCCTTCCATGATCCGGCGCCTGATCCTGACGGCGTCGGGCGGGCCGTTCTTCGGCAGAAGCTGGGAGGAACTGAAGAATGTCACGCCGGAGCAGGCGCTTCGGCACCCCAACTGGAACATGGGCGCCAAGGTGACGATCGATTCCGCCACCATGATGAACAAGGGGCTGGAGATCATCGAGGCCAGCTGGCTGTTCGATATGCCGGCCGAAAAAATCGACGTGGTGGTCCACCGCGAGAGCGTGGTGCATTCGATGGTTGAATACGCGGACCATTCCGTGATCGCCCAGCTCGGCGTGCCGGATATGCGCCTCCCGATCCAGTACGCGCTGACCTGGCCGGAGCGCGTCGCGTCGCCGGTCAGACAGCTTTCCCTGACCGATTTTGGGACTCTTTCCTTTTACCCGCCGGACGAAACCGCGTTTCCGTGCCTGAAGATCATGAAGCGGGCGGCCCGGCTCGGCGGCCTGATTCCGGCTGCGGCGAACGGGGCGAACGAGGCGGCGGTAAAGCTGTTTCTGGGCCGGAAGATCCCGTTCCGCCGTATCCCGGAGCTGGTCCGGTCCGCTGTGGAACGGCAGCCCGAAGTGCGGGAGATTACATCGGTCGGGCAGATCCTGGAAGCCGACCGGAATGCGAGAAGTTTTGTTCTGAGTGCCATATGA
- a CDS encoding Membrane-associated zinc metalloprotease, with protein sequence MPYDEVIIIINILLVLFAVLLFGMIIFIHEFGHFFTAKLSGIRVNEFAIGMGPTLFHVQKGETQYSLRLLPIGGYCAMEGEDESSEDERAFNNKPVWKRIIVVCAGAVMNILLGIVLMMILLGQQPAFTSTTVSQFAKGSALQSAGLKEGDRFYSVDGYRVFTDRDLSFALGTANAASVDIAVVRGKEKLFFHDVKMNTREYNGKTALVLDFYVKPIHKNPWTLLAKSGADTVSTVRLVWYSLVGLVTGRFGMNDMAGPVGAASAISQAASAGLKEGLLPAVNNILLMMMMITVNLGVVNLMPFPALDGGRLVFLLVEAVRGKPVNPKYEGWVHATGFALLMALMLIVTYSDILRLFTGKGLGG encoded by the coding sequence GTGCCATATGACGAGGTGATTATCATAATCAATATCCTGCTGGTTTTGTTTGCGGTTCTTCTGTTCGGCATGATTATCTTTATCCATGAATTCGGCCACTTCTTTACGGCGAAGCTTTCGGGCATCCGGGTGAATGAATTCGCAATCGGAATGGGCCCCACGCTTTTTCATGTGCAAAAGGGGGAAACGCAGTATTCGCTGCGCCTTCTTCCCATCGGCGGCTACTGCGCCATGGAAGGGGAGGATGAATCCAGCGAAGACGAGCGCGCCTTTAACAATAAACCCGTCTGGAAGAGAATCATCGTCGTGTGTGCCGGCGCAGTGATGAATATTCTGCTCGGCATCGTGCTGATGATGATCCTTCTGGGGCAGCAGCCGGCGTTCACATCCACAACGGTCTCTCAGTTTGCAAAGGGTTCGGCGCTGCAGAGCGCCGGCCTGAAGGAGGGGGATCGGTTTTATTCCGTCGACGGCTACCGCGTTTTTACCGACCGCGACCTGAGCTTTGCGCTCGGCACGGCCAACGCGGCTTCCGTCGACATCGCCGTGGTGCGCGGGAAGGAAAAGCTGTTTTTCCACGATGTGAAAATGAATACGCGGGAGTACAACGGAAAAACCGCGCTTGTCCTGGATTTCTATGTCAAGCCGATCCATAAGAATCCCTGGACCCTGCTCGCAAAATCGGGCGCGGACACGGTCTCTACCGTGCGGCTTGTCTGGTATAGCCTGGTGGGGCTCGTGACGGGGCGCTTCGGCATGAACGATATGGCCGGCCCGGTCGGCGCCGCCAGCGCGATCTCGCAGGCCGCCTCCGCGGGCCTGAAAGAGGGCTTGCTGCCCGCGGTGAACAATATCTTACTGATGATGATGATGATCACCGTCAACCTGGGCGTCGTCAATTTGATGCCGTTTCCCGCTCTGGATGGCGGCAGGCTCGTCTTCCTTCTGGTGGAGGCGGTGCGCGGGAAGCCGGTCAACCCGAAATACGAGGGTTGGGTGCACGCGACGGGCTTTGCCCTGCTGATGGCGTTGATGCTGATCGTCACCTACAGCGATATTTTAAGGCTGTTTACCGGAAAGGGTCTTGGCGGATGA